Proteins encoded in a region of the Bombyx mori chromosome 23, ASM3026992v2 genome:
- the LOC101742652 gene encoding cAMP and cAMP-inhibited cGMP 3',5'-cyclic phosphodiesterase 10A, giving the protein MMHELTPKNVKSTKSKQDVKQQDAEDALSKKSLTKVQSHFLVPSEKLDKVTRRVIAPYAQIERKGLKESEQKARKYLDINRFNVFLDDEIDLDALLYETAMVLKNFTNSSGVFVYTVDQMKGEIVLMSQNTKNPDRHEVNIPIGENKVVAAHVAFTKEMLVLDDVQRDRRFAEGLKWIEAKVALCMPVLKPDGECHAVLEMYRTHAEPYDDDTVYTVVSVACWAGAAVHQAQERITLQKTAHLNSELRTLLHNYFCDLASIDTMLTDMLAIVKSFIGAMRSSFYIIDKEYFGDDVYADMWDDGWSTEKSKMPRKRTKINLSREHTPAGLVSRTGKKLNVNDAYKDSRFTKEIDSTTGTVVRSCLVSPIVDKHGVIGVVQLTNKNNALPFNHEDEMIFEVFISYCSLIVHFYNMHQKKIYHENKNIIYNDLMKLHLKPCRHDVEELMETNGILLPPSNFRTYDYDISEGNREEMAGLVCYMFKETFADRNFERQQLAEFVLSVLSCYRDNPYHNAQHAFTFTHTMFMILVNNTGYFEFAEVAALMISGLCHDLDHPGYNNNFLMLCKHPLALMYKTSILENHHYFLAKKIVEDKQIFSKLPIVDQERILEEMKYAILCTDLAVYFQLRAQLAPLIADQTFDWNDNQHRKLLKGILMTTSDLSGSCKPFGVAKANAQCVYEEFYNQGDKERSMGYTPLSMMDRRRSINQPAEQIQFLSVVVFPCLMLLQNFFPNIVQLMENCRKTQEAWHEEIETRGQRLWRQGESVAASQPSKILIKSCFEQDS; this is encoded by the exons atgatgcACGAACTCACTCCTAAGAATGTGAAATCGACAAAAAGCAAACAGGACGTGAAGCAGCAAGACGCCGAAGACGCTTTGTCCAAGAAGAGCTTGACCAAAGTACAATCTCACTTCTTGGTCCCGTCCGAGAAACTGGATAAGGTGACCAGACGAGTGATCGCTCCGTACGCGCAAATAGAACGGAAAGGCTTGAAAGAATCCGAACAGAAGGCCAGGAAATATCTCGATATTAACCGATTCAACGTGTTCCTGGATGACGAGATCGATTTGGACGCGTTATTGTACGAAACTGCCATGGTTTTGAAAAACTTTACCAATAGTTCCG GAGTTTTTGTATACACGGTCGATCAAATGAAGGGTGAGATCGTCTTAATGTCCCAAAATACGAAGAATCCTGATAGACACGAAGTTAACATACCTATTG GAGAGAATAAGGTCGTAGCTGCCCACGTGGCCTTTACCAAAGAGATGCTAGTGCTTGATGATGTGCAACGTGATAGACGCTTCGCTGAAGGCTTAAAATGGATCGAGGCGAAGGTAGCGCTGTGCATGCCAGTGTTAAAGCCCGACGGAGAATGCCACGCCGTCTTAGAAATGTACAGGACGCATGCTGAGCCATATGATGAT GACACTGTGTACACTGTTGTGAGCGTGGCTTGCTGGGCAGGGGCGGCTGTTCACCAGGCCCAAGAGCGAATCACCCTTCAGAAGACCGCCCATCTCAACTCGGAGCTCAGGACACTGCTACACAACTATTTCTGTGACCTCGCGTCCATCGACACCATGCTTACTGATATGTTG GCGATCGTGAAATCATTCATAGGAGCTATGAGGAGTAGTTTCTACATCATAGACAAGGAATATTTCGGTGATGATGTTTACGCGGACATGTGGGACGATGGGTGGTCCACAGAAAAATCTAAAATGCCACGGAAGAGAAccaaaattaa TTTGAGCCGTGAGCATACCCCGGCGGGTCTGGTATCGCGAACCGGAAAGAAATTAAACGTAAATGACGCGTACAAAGACTCGAGGTTTACGAAGGAAATAGATTCGACAACCGGCACTGTCGTCAGGTCCTGTTTGGTGTCGCCCATCGTCGATAAACATGGAGTAATCG GAGTTGTGCAGCTAACGAACAAAAACAACGCCCTTCCATTCAATCACGAAGACGAAATGATATTCGAAGTGTTTATAAGTTATTGTTCTCTAATCGTACACTTCTATAATATGCATCAGAAGAAAATATATCAT GAAAATAAGAACATAATTTACAACGATCTGATGAAGCTCCACCTGAAACCCTGTCGGCATGACGTCGAGGAACTGATGGAGACCAACGGCATTCTGCTGCCGCCTAGTAACTTCCGGAC TTATGATTACGACATCAGCGAAGGGAACAGGGAGGAGATGGCGGGCCTGGTGTGCTACATGTTCAAGGAGACGTTTGCCGATCGTAATTTCGAGCGACAGCAGCTAGCGGAGTTCGTGTTATCCGTCCTCAGCTGTTACAGGGACAACCCGTACCACAACGCGCAGCACGCCTTCACGTTCACCCACACGATGTTCATGATATTAGTCAACAATACTGGCTACTTTGAGTTCGCTGAA GTGGCGGCCCTAATGATATCGGGTCTCTGTCACGACCTGGACCATCCCGGGTACAACAACAACTTCCTGATGCTCTGCAAGCACCCACTGGCCCTCATGTACAAGACGTCGATACTCGAGAATCATCATTATTTTCTCGCCAAGAAGATCGTTGag GATAAACAAATATTCAGCAAGTTACCGATAGTCGATCAAGAACGAATATTGGAGGAGATGAAATACGCCATACTGTGCACCGACCTGGCGGTGTACTTCCAGCTGAGGGCGCAGCTGGCGCCGCTCATCGCCGACCAGACCTTCGATTGGAACGACAACCAGCACAGGAAACTACTCAAG GGCATACTGATGACGACCAGCGACTTGTCCGGATCCTGCAAGCCATTCGGAGTCGCCAAAGCGAACGCTCAATGCGTCTATGAAGAGTTTTATAATCAA GGCGACAAAGAGCGGTCCATGGGCTACACGCCGCTGAGCATGATGGACCGGCGTCGCAGCATCAACCAGCCGGCGGAACAGATCCAGTTCCTCTCCGTGGTCGTGTTTCCTTGTCTGATGTTACTTCAGAATTTTTTCCCTAACATCGTACAGCTCATGGAAAACTGCAG GAAAACTCAAGAAGCGTGGCACGAGGAGATAGAGACCAGAGGACAGAGGCTGTGGCGTCAGGGCGAGTCGGTCGCCGCGTCGCAACCCAGCAAGATCCTCATCAAGTCTTGCTTCGAGCAGGACAGTTAA
- the LOC101745733 gene encoding kinesin-like protein KIF20B encodes MYRNMMDQRYSDNETSKRDIPSFIEPRPPLIRNPFMRPKPQKGTNLLELFEEDSEIEEPELVKVYLRMKPCNEPNYIYEVRSDKSLVTSLDTTTAGHGRRTQHNVSKMYTFSRIFGAECTQKEIFEEVVKENLKKLPDGHNFTLLTYGASGSGKTYTLMGTVGAPGLVPRSLEYVFKLVDAAQHPLYRPADGGAEKLSYAEQEYELQWVKRLRHVSAPLRDKYRRMSSQLQRDLTTSTIDLSNKTKYYVWVSFVEIYNEAIYDLLSPPEKRTKLRIREDSSGNVYVKGATQAFVRSGEEAYDIMVAGKHNLVVAATGVHAHSSRSHCIFTITMVTETEGTGRWASVRLCDLAGSERARATRNTGARMQESRAINASLHVLERCLHTLRRKQRCARDALVPYRESKLTRLLGSGLSGCRGEAVSMVVTLNPAPEYAHETKHVLSLAAVAQDIQVNNTVLTTTFETSAQDSTLDSGAELMRLRTENERLHFELIQAHARNRELMASMEAHQQETAQTMKELVDEAKDLTKQFYEEQLRALRAQMDEMAEEYENNLEKVAAPPNVSPLLQNKITELMTEIAVLEEKLLEEQLARARAQNEVEHLRSCIDERDEKAFKDNASADNEDVMSVADSEPDSEEEVDPLDQSLEPTFRKDNLSKSQLGPREPARIALPGPDHTLDTSEDQTCDDSIQHSLLPITEVEFTEHNTVKTNPEECTEDTALDVTERTEGSVLSSASVVDGAGDVSAADLSTENPIDVSFNAENTNKINEFRGSYRDGREDRTIENKINTDDSMDVTNEEKEDVIETEQRKDVLEFKVPKETLVNQTIRSLKSKGSDSSLAQFERIEMATKTEEPLAAPLASPRADLGFNILKEKRNYFDDVKSEQNTIEQDKGNKVPFNDNAPSMLLNKQTVVELKKSYFEDNALDAATLDVVNTGKEKRTYFDNISVKVDNNLAHKKISELLKLEERSPSIVKEEFIEDFNRPSTMKKLMCKNLSKPIDAVMSTHKKKHDSVDIFEGFDSPAAPAASPAGIRAARVSPGLTSSTEHEINIKLEPQLSKDEPGDSSVHDKPAADVIITLTRDTDAVPADNTIDEFENLYKDVSTSRAAEFETLVSHNASRETGDHNTSGAAADDAETDLKSNLSEFERVKYNLRSKPIDTKKEKSVKIIDESEEKSEIKTRPRRARRRAPDAAPPTLADIGNLHEYPDVTPAGTGGGAGGPHVPSPEKESEENLPPMLGVQSCPSKSITRSRRKLFTPRAEPLDESAGAPGDSSERPHVPRPSYHRPRARRKL; translated from the exons ATGTACAGAAACATGATGGATCAACGTTATTCGGACAACGAAACGTCTAAGAGGGACATACCGTCTTTCATTGAGCCTAGACCACCGCTCATACGAAATCCATTCATGAGACCTAAGCCACAAAAGGGTACAAATTTACTTGAACTTTTTGAAGAAGACTCTGAAATAGAAGAGCCTGAACTAGTGAAAGTGTATCTTCGGATGAAGCCATGTAATGAACCAAATTATATTTACGAAGTGCGATCAGATAAAAGTTTAGTAACATCGCTTGACACTACCACGGCAGGCCACGGAAGGCGCACTCAACATAATGTGTCTAAAATGTATACGTTTTCCCGTATATTTGGAGCGGAGTGTACACAGAAA GAAATTTTTGAAGAGGTTGTGAAAGAAAACCTTAAGAAGCTACCAGATGGTCACAATTTCACACTTCTCACTTACGGTGCGTCAGGCTCTGGAAAGACATACACATTAATGGGCACTGTTGGAGCTCCAGGCTTGGTGCCAAGATCTCTGGAGTATGTGTTCAAATTGGTTGATGCAGCTCAGCACCCTTTGTACAGACCGGCTGATGGTGGTGCAGAGAAACTCAGTTATGCTGAGCAGGAGTATGAACTGCAG TGGGTCAAAAGATTGCGTCACGTTTCGGCTCCTCTTCGTGACAAGTACCGTCGTATGAGTAGTCAGCTTCAAAGAGACTTAACCACCAGTACAATTGATTtatctaataaaacaaaatattacgtttgg GTATCATTCGTTGAAATATACAATGAAGCCATATATGACTTGCTGTCGCCTCCAGAGAAGAGAACTAAACTTCGCATAAGAGAAGATTCTTCCGGGAATGTATACGTAAAG GGTGCAACTCAAGCATTTGTCCGTTCCGGTGAGGAAGCTTACGATATAATGGTGGCTGGTAAACACAACCTTGTAGTCGCGGCCACTGGAGTACATGCACACTCTTCAAGGTCACACTGCATCTTCACCATCACTATGGTAACGGAAACTG AGGGCACGGGTCGCTGGGCCAGCGTGCGGCTGTGCGACCTGGCGGGCAGCGAGCGCGCGCGCGCCACCCGCAACACGGGCGCCCGCATGCAGGAGTCGCGCGCCATCAACGCGTCGCTGCACGTGCTCGAGCGCTGTCTGCACACGCTGCGACGCAAGCAGCGCTGCGCCCGCGACGCGCTCGTGCCCTACAG GGAATCAAAGCTGACCCGGCTGCTGGGGTCTGGACTGTCCGGGTGTCGCGGCGAGGCGGTAAGCATGGTGGTGACCCTCAACCCGGCCCCGGAGTACGCTCACGAGACCAAGCACGTCCTGTCGCTGGCCGCCGTCGCACAGGACATAC AGGTCAACAACACTGTGCTGACCACCACCTTCGAGACCAGCGCACAGGACAGCACCCTGGACAGCGGAGCCGAACTGATGAGGCTGCGGACCGAGAATGAGAGACTGCACTTCGAACTAATACA AGCACACGCCCGCAACAGAGAGCTGATGGCCTCGATGGAGGCACACCAACAGGAGACTGCGCAGACCATGAAGGAGCTGGTGGACGAGGCCAAGGACTTGACCAAGCAGTTCTACGAGGAGCAGCTGCGGGCGCTGCGGGCGCAG ATGGACGAGATGGCGGAGGAATATGAGAACAATCTCGAGAAGGTCGCAGCGCCACCTAACGTATCTCCACTCCTACAAAATAAG atAACCGAGCTGATGACAGAAATTGCTGTTTTGGAG GAAAAATTACTTGAAGAGCAGCTGGCACGAGCTCGGGCACAGAACGAAGTGGAACATCTCCGCAGCTGTATAGACGAGAGAGACG AAAAAGCATTCAAAGACAATGCCTCAGCGGACAACGAAGATGTTATGTCTGTCGCTGACAGCGAACCTGACAGCGAAGAGGAGGTCGACCCTCTCGACCAGAGCCTCGAGCCGACCTTCAGAAAGGATAACTTGAGTAAATCGCAGCTCGGTCCAAGAGAACCTGCTCGCATTGCACTCCCAGGCCCGGACCACACCTTGGACACATCTGAGGATCAGACTTGTGATGACTCCATTCAACACTCATTGCTGCCTATTACAGAGGTAGAGTTCACTGAACATAACACTGTGAAAACGAATCCAGAAGAATGTACAGAAGACACTGCATTGGATGTCACCGAGCGCACAGAAGGGTCAGTGTTAAGTTCTGCCAGTGTTGTTGACGGCGCAGGAGATGTGAGCGCTGCAGATTTATCAACGGAAAATCCTATTGATGTTAGTTTTAATGCGGAAAACACTAACAAGATTAATGAATTCAGAGGCTCGTACCGCGACGGACGCGAGGATCGAACTAtcgaaaataaaatcaatacagACGACAGTATGGACGTTACGAATGAAGAGAAAGAAGATGTTATAGAAACAGAGCAGCGGAAAGATGTTTTAGAGTTCAAAGTTCCCAAAGAGACTTTGGTCAATCAGACCATAAGGTCGCTCAAATCTAAAGGCAGCGATAGCTCCCTGGCGCAGTTCGAGCGGATAGAAATGGCGACCAAAACTGAGGAACCCCTCGCCGCCCCCCTCGCTTCCCCCCGCGCCGACCTCGGCTTCAATATCCTCAAGGAGAAACGGAACTACTTTGATGATGTTAAATCTGAACAAAATACAATAGAACAAGATAAAGGTAATAAGGTTCCGTTTAACGATAACGCACCGAGCATGttactaaacaaacaaactgtaGTCGAATTGAAAAAGTCGTATTTTGAAGATAACGCTCTGGACGCGGCCACATTAGATGTTGTTAATACAGGCAAAGAAAAAAGAACATATTTTGACAACATATCTGTCAAAGTTGACAACAATTTAGCACATAAGAAGATCAGTGAGCTGCTTAAACTAGAAGAAAGGTCCCCGTCTATAGTGAAAGAAGAGTTTATAGAGGATTTTAATAGACCAAGTACCATGAAGAAGTTGATGTGTAAAAATCTATCCAAACCGATTGATGCGGTCATGTCGACCCACAAAAAGAAACACGACTCCGTTGATATATTTGAAGGGTTTGATTCGCCAGCAGCCCCCGCCGCGTCCCCCGCGGGGATCCGTGCTGCAAGGGTCTCGCCGGGACTGACCTCATCAACCGAACAcgaaataaacattaaactaGAACCGCAACTGTCGAAGGACGAGCCTGGCGACAGTAGCGTACACGACAAACCCGCGGCTGACGTCATCATCACACTCACCAGAGATACAGACGCCGTCCCAGCGGACAACACTATCGACGAGTTCGAGAACCTGTACAAAGATGTGTCGACGTCTCGAGCTGCGGAGTTTGAGACGCTGGTCTCACACAACGCGAGCAGGGAGACCGGGGACCACAACACTAGCGGCGCCGCCGCGGACGACGCGGAGACAGACCTCAAATCGAATCTATCAGAATTCGAACGAGTAAAATATAATCTGCGGAGTAAACCAATAGATACAAAAAAAGAGAAAAGTGTCAAAATAATAGATGAAAGCGAAGAGAAGTCTGAAATCAAAACTAGGCCGAGACGAGCGAGGCGGCGCGCGCCCGACGCCGCCCCCCCGACCCTCGCCGACATCGGGAACCTGCACGAGTACCCCGACGTGACGCCAGCCGGGACCGGCGGGGGGGCGGGGGGACCACACGTCCCGTCCCCAGAGAAGGAATCGGAAGAAAATCTGCCCCCCATGCTCGGGGTTCAAAGCTGCCCTTCGAAAag CATAACTCGAAGTCGTCGGAAGCTGTTCACTCCGCGCGCTGAGCCGCTGGACGAGTCGGCGGGCGCGCCCGGGGACAGCAGCGAGCGCCCGCACGTCCCGCGCCCCTCCTACCACCGCCCGCGTGCGCGCCGCAAGCTGTGA